GTACCGCGGAATGCGCTGGGTCGGCATGATGGCGACGTCCACGGGGCTCAGCTCCTTGGACTGTGGTTTTTGCTTCGGCTCAGGGCGCCGGTCATGACCGGACGcaacgtcgagcgcggcactGGGCAGTTCCGagtcgtcgcgcgacgagctgcgccgcggcccggCCGCGTTCAGCTCCGAGCCCGGCGGGGGCAGCACCGGCACTAGGCCGAGGCGTCCCTTGGCCTTGCCCTTGGACGCTTCggtggcgcgcagcgcacgcaaTGTTGCACCCACGACGCCACTCCACGCAACGTGcacctcctcgagctggtcgcGGATGACAATGAAGGCAtgggcgacgccgacgctcgaTGGGCTCTCCTCGATACGATAGACCAACGCGCGGCTGATCGAGATAAGTTGCGGCAGCatcttgcgcagcgtgaTGAGGTGAGGCGGTGGCGCATtgctcggcaggcgcaaCGTAGACGACGACGGATGGGATGGCATTAGGACATTAGCCGGCATCCGTGTCGAGGTGTTTGTCGTGCCGGTCCACTTGAGCACGACAATGAGCAGGCTCTCTAGGTGACGTGCATAGCTGCGCTCGGTCTGTACGAGCTCGCGAATAAGAAAGAGGCCCTTGACCTCCTTCTTCCAGTCTGCGTCGTTCGTAAACGGCTTGCTCGGCGTGTTGCCCGTAGCATGGCCAATGCCCAGCTCGTTCGCGATCGACTCGTCCTCGCTCGACTCCGAGGTCGAGAGCGggtcgtcgccctcgcgcacctcgctctTCTCCACCTCGTTGCTCGCAtccgacggcggcgagtcACTCAGCGCCTCGGAATCCGTGCCCGAGTCGAGTTCGAGGAAGGAGGTAGAAAAGACGGGGTCCTGCGAGGTCTCCCCCTCTGCCGCTTCGGCCGGCATATCGGggagcggctcgggctcgtcgtcgacgcccttgccgctcgcgctAGACGATGcacgcgagcgcgatggcagcggcggccggcgcagcacgggTGACACCTGCCGCAAGTTTGGCATCGAGGCCTTGCGCGCGGTGCGGGCTTGGGCACGGAGCGCCATGCGCTCCTGGTGCTGTGACCGCActtgctcgagcgccttgaggAACTCGTGGTCGTCGGCaatgcgcagcgtcggctgGCTCTTGTTCCGCTTCGAGCGGTACATGGGCGGCTCGGCCCCGGACGGCGTCCGCggcgcttcggcgcgcgccacggcaCGTAGGTCGACCGCGCTCTTGTGCGACaagagcggcggcgcgtcgtcgccccGCCGCCCCCTGCGCAGGGGAtttggcggcggcggcggcggcggcaccggcggcacGTTTTCATCGGTatcctcgctcggcgccgagacgGAGCGCGATCGCTCACGGAAGTGCTCGAGcgatcgcggcgcatcgccgtgtgccgaggcgctgcgcggctcctcgtcgtcgggcgACGCAATATCCGCGCGCGACttgcgcaccttgcgctgtgcctgctgcgccatgACATTCAGGAGACTCGACGACTTGGACGGGCGCAGCATCGCCTTGGGCACCATCGGCCCCAGAtcgtcgctctcgtcgagctctgTCGAGggacgcagcggcgacgccgactgCGGCGTGGTACTCGGCACATGCAGCCCCTCTTCCTcgggccggcggcgcattggcgtcgtcgcgcccgagTCGGGCAGCACGGGATCTGCGCTCGAGTTGCTACGCCCTTCGACGCGGTTCAGCAGCCgctgcttgccgagcgcccaGGCGCCGCTGAGGCCCATATGACTCGAGCCGGACTCGTTCGAGTTCGCCGTGTCCGGCCGCTCGTGCGTTTCCTGGAGCGGCGAAGATttgagcggcgccgcaaTGGCCGGATGGAGCGTCTTGACGTTCAGCGGCTCAAGCACGCGGTTGACCGAGGggcggcgctgcatgcgGGGACGCACATACGGCGCGACCGACTCGTGCCAGTCGCCCTCTTCTTCCTCCACCGGATGCCAGTGCTCATCAGAGCCAggggtcgtcggcgcgacgtcgcggcggctcgtcgatACTTGCGAGTATTGCGACGCTGGGCTGCCCGGCGCCTCCTTCTcttcggcctcgtccaAAGCGAGGCCttcgagcaggccgcggGTGCCTGTGAGCTCCACCGGCGCATGCAGaggcgtcgtcggcgtctcGCCCCATGGGCTAATCGGGAACGAAGCGTCCCACGGCGCAGCACCCGCCtctggcggcggccgctcgtcgctgcttCCCGACaggggcgcagcgagcaTCTGCTCGatctgcgcggcgacgtccTCGGCATGGACCTCTTGCGTGGGCTCCAGTGAGTGTGTAGAttttgcgccgctgctgccaCTGCGTGCGACGGTCGCTTGCGGCTCGtcttcggcctcgacgtcggAGCGGATCTCCTGTGCAGTGGCCTGCGAAGTGTTGGACAGTGAAGCAAACGTGTCGCCCGATGCAgtggagcgtgccgaggcctTTTCGGGGCTCAGTGGGAGGCGCTGTTcgatcgacggcgcgcgctcgatgcccggcgcgcgctcggcgcctggcacacgctcggcgcctggctcctgctcgagcgacgcacgcgactcgtcggccgcttcgcgctcctgctcctcgctCATGCGCGACCCGGCATCCAAGACAGTGGGCGCCGGCGTTGCTGCCGAGGTATCTGCGCCCATAGGCACGCCTTCGAGGATGCGCGGCTCGGTCGGtgggcgcgctgcacgcgccgcactcTCCTGCTTGCGCCCCTTTTTCGAGGACTTTTGCTCTTTTCCTTTGGAGATGTGCAGCAACCGCTGGAGGTGATCGACGCTCTTGCTGCGCGCACGGAGGAACATGGCGCGCTTCGTGTCATTCTCTTGGGGaatcggcggcggcgggggaATCGgcggaggcggcggcggcggcggcggcggcgcactcggctcttcggccacgtcgccgagcgccgcgtcgctgcggccgagcaGTGAGCCGGTGCGCGATGGCCCGCCTgatgcgacgctcgagccgaacgagcggcgcgagcctGCGGAATCGGTGCGCTGCAAGGACGTCTCTGCCTCGGCGCTTTCGAggcttgcggcgctcggccccGGGCTGTTTGGCGCTGTAGACGTCGCTGAGGCGAGCAgcatgctcggcggcggtggtgcccccgggcgcggcgccgacacgttgcgcgtcgcccgctcggcgcgccgcgaatGGGTCTGGTATCccgcctcttcctcctGGGCGTCGTCGCCACTAAACTTGGCGCGCCAGAACGCGGTGCCCGAGCGCTTGTAGCGCGGTGCCTCTTCGTCCTCTGCCCCATCGCCTGACCCGTCCGAGGCGTTCCGCCGGAAGGTCGAGTAAAAGTGGCGGGCATGCCGCATGGCCGTCTTGAGGCCCGGCCCAGCACTGGGCCCTGCGTCGGGGTCCGGCGAAGCATCCATGCTCGTCCGTGTACTTGAACTCGTCTGCGAGCGGGGCGTCATCGGGTGTAGCGGTGTTAAGTGCAGCGCATTCGACGATGCACCCTGCCCCCCCTCTGAGCTCcccggcctcgacgaggaagaggaggcgTAGGACACCGACGCGTCGAATGGGTTTTCTGCGAGCTtcgcgtcgtgcgcctcgtctgGATTTAGCGGTAGCGGCGCATTGATACGCTCATATGTAATGCGGTCCGCCGACGTGTCGCCTTCCTGGCtccgcaccggcgccgtcCCGGCGGGCGACGTGACAAtgggcggccgcgcgccttcttggccttcctggcctcgcggcgcgcccggcgtggAAAGATTCCAGTAGCCGAACCGCGCCGACATCGCTAGTAttcgtcgagctccgcaGAGACGTGCGCACCACTTCTTGCGTGCAGCCcgtcgcgcgaggagcgcgctgcgtgacgTTCTAACCGGCCGTCCCCCGATCTGCGCCAGGGCGCCGCCCGTCTCTCGGCCGAATGAGTAAGCAGGCACGGCCGCGGGGGATGCGGAGGTATCGTCCGCTTCCCAT
This window of the Malassezia japonica chromosome 4, complete sequence genome carries:
- a CDS encoding uncharacterized protein (EggNog:ENOG503P8F3; COG:S) — translated: MSARFGYWNLSTPGAPRGQEGQEGARPPIVTSPAGTAPVRSQEGDTSADRITYERINAPLPLNPDEAHDAKLAENPFDASVSYASSSSSRPGSSEGGQGASSNALHLTPLHPMTPRSQTSSSTRTSMDASPDPDAGPSAGPGLKTAMRHARHFYSTFRRNASDGSGDGAEDEEAPRYKRSGTAFWRAKFSGDDAQEEEAGYQTHSRRAERATRNVSAPRPGAPPPPSMLLASATSTAPNSPGPSAASLESAEAETSLQRTDSAGSRRSFGSSVASGGPSRTGSLLGRSDAALGDVAEEPSAPPPPPPPPPPIPPPPPIPQENDTKRAMFLRARSKSVDHLQRLLHISKGKEQKSSKKGRKQESAARAARPPTEPRILEGVPMGADTSAATPAPTVLDAGSRMSEEQEREAADESRASLEQEPGAERVPGAERAPGIERAPSIEQRLPLSPEKASARSTASGDTFASLSNTSQATAQEIRSDVEAEDEPQATVARSGSSGAKSTHSLEPTQEVHAEDVAAQIEQMLAAPLSGSSDERPPPEAGAAPWDASFPISPWGETPTTPLHAPVELTGTRGLLEGLALDEAEEKEAPGSPASQYSQVSTSRRDVAPTTPGSDEHWHPVEEEEGDWHESVAPYVRPRMQRRPSVNRVLEPLNVKTLHPAIAAPLKSSPLQETHERPDTANSNESGSSHMGLSGAWALGKQRLLNRVEGRSNSSADPVLPDSGATTPMRRRPEEEGLHVPSTTPQSASPLRPSTELDESDDLGPMVPKAMLRPSKSSSLLNVMAQQAQRKVRKSRADIASPDDEEPRSASAHGDAPRSLEHFRERSRSVSAPSEDTDENVPPVPPPPPPPNPLRRGRRGDDAPPLLSHKSAVDLRAVARAEAPRTPSGAEPPMYRSKRNKSQPTLRIADDHEFLKALEQVRSQHQERMALRAQARTARKASMPNLRQVSPVLRRPPLPSRSRASSSASGKGVDDEPEPLPDMPAEAAEGETSQDPVFSTSFLELDSGTDSEALSDSPPSDASNEVEKSEVREGDDPLSTSESSEDESIANELGIGHATGNTPSKPFTNDADWKKEVKGLFLIRELVQTERSYARHLESLLIVVLKWTGTTNTSTRMPANVLMPSHPSSSTLRLPSNAPPPHLITLRKMLPQLISISRALVYRIEESPSSVGVAHAFIVIRDQLEEVHVAWSGVVGATLRALRATEASKGKAKGRLGLVPVLPPPGSELNAAGPRRSSSRDDSELPSAALDVASGHDRRPEPKQKPQSKELSPVDVAIMPTQRIPRYSLLLRDLLSNTSPGTPSYETLENALRIVQELGKRCDLASSKTQ